The segment CCGGGCGGGCGGCAATGGCGTCGTATTGCACGCTGATGCCGTTGTAGAGCTGGGCCAGGGAGCCCGAGCCGAAGCCACGATAGAACACGCTCCCGGCCGAGCCGGGCGGGTCGGCAAAGACCACGCCGGGCACGCTCTTCAGGATCTCCTGGGTATTGCTGGCGCCCCGCGCCTCGATGGTGGCGCTGTCCACCACGGTGACGCTGGCCGGCGTTTCGCGCAGGCTCAGGCCCAGGCGCGAGCTGCTGCCTGCCGGACGATCCAGCACGGCGGCGCTGCCGCTGATGGTGACGCGCTCGAGTTGCTGCTGGGACGTGGTCTGAGCCTGAGCGGCGTGGACGCCGAGCAGGGCCAGGCTCAGGGTGGACAGGGCAAAGGGTGTGGCGCGGCGGAAAAAGGCGAGGGGAGAGCGGGAGATGAACACGTTGGGTCCTGAGCGGATGCAGGGACGCGCGAGCCGGCGCCCTCAGGCGCGCAGGGCTTCGCTCGTCCAATGACGGGAAGAGGGGAGAAAAGCGACGGCCGAAAGGAGGGGCCGCCAGAGGCTCAGGACTGCAGTGGCGGAGCGCGGGCCTGGGCGGGCGCCCAGGCGAAGAGCGGCCGCGGCGCGCTCAGGAAGAGTTGGGGCAGGGCATGGGCCAGCCGGCTGTCCGGCAGCCAGCCCAGCAGCGGGGCCGGCGGCAGGGCGGTGCTGCCCTGGTGCAGGGCGCAGACCGGGCAGCGTTCCATGGGCGAAGCGCCATCAGGCGAGCTGCCGCCCTCATCGGGGCTACTGCTGCTGCTGCCCAGGTCCAGGCGCACGAACTTGGCGCCGCTGAGCGTGCAGATCTCGGTCCAGATGCCGGCATCGCGCGGCAGCAGCAGGTGCGAAAGCGTCGGCACGAGCGCAGCCAGCAGCATCGTGCAGGACACGAGCCAGACCAGACGCTTGCGAAGACCTCGCCAGGATTGCATGGGCCGAGATTCTAAGCACGGCCGCGGTGCCAGGACTTGCCCCGGCGCAAGGCGGGGCGGGCTGCAATCAGAATCCCGCAAGCCACGCCCAGGCGCAGCGCTCAGACCCGCCGGGCGGATGCTGTGCTGCAGGGGATGGGGAGAAATGGAGAAAGAAAGAAAAACTGGTCGGGGTGAGAGGATTCGAACCTCCGGCCTCTACGTCCCGAACGTAGCGCTCTACCAGGCTAAGCTACACCCCGATTTGTGATGCTCTCGATCCGAAGCGGTGCCGGATCAGCTCACTGTCCTGTCGTCTGGCGCTAGAAAGAGCGTTCAACCGACTGAGCACAAGATTCTAGCAGAGCTTCTCGCCAAATGGAAGGGGGAAGTGCATCAAGGCAGCTGCGAGCCCGCTCGGCCTCGGCGCGCGCGGCCTCCCGGGTGGCGTCCAGGGCCCCGGTATGGCGCACGATCTCGATGATCTCGCTGAGGCCTTGCACCTCGCCGTGTTCGATGGCGTGGCGGATCAGGGCGCGCTCCTGCGGGTTGCCGCGCTCCATGGCCACCAGCAGGGGCAGGGTGGGCTTGCCCTCGCGCAGATCGTCGCCGACGTTCTTGCCCAGGGCTTGGGTGTCGCCGCTGTAGTCCAGGGCGTCATCGATCAGTTGGAAGGCGGTGCCCAGGGCGCGGCCGTAGCCGGCGCAGGCTTCTTCGACCTCGGGTGGGCTGTCGGCCAACACGGCGCCCAGGCGCGCGCTCGCTTCAAAGAGCTTGGCGGTCTTGTAGCGGATCACGCGCAAGTACTGCTCGACCGCGATATCGGGGTCGTGCATGTTCATCAGCTGCAGCACCTCGCCCTCGGCGATCACATTGGTGGCGTCGGCCAGCACATCCAGCACGCGCAGGCGCTTGACCGAGACCATCATCTGGAAGGCGCGCGAGTAGAGGAAGTCGCCCACCAGCACGGCGGCGGCGTTGCCGAAGAGGGCGTTGGCCGTGGGCTTGCCGCGGCGCAGCGAGGACTCATCCACCACATCGTCGTGCAGCAGGGTGGCGGTGTGGATGAACTCCACCACGGCAGCCATCTCGAAGCGGTCGCTCTTGCTGTGGCCCAGGGCATTGGCAAACAGCAGGACCAGCTTGGGGCGGACGCGCTTGCCGCCGGCCTGCACGATATAGCCGCCGATCTGGTTGATCAGGGCCACATCCGAGTTCAGGCGTCGCGCGATGACGGCATCGACCTCGCGCATCTCGGCGTCCAGCAGGGCTTGGGCCTCGGCAGTGGGGGATGCAGTTGCGGTCGACACACTCAGCTCTCTAAGCGCCAGGGAGGCGAAACTTCAATTATAGGGATGCGTCTCGGCGACTTGGCGGGTTGGGCGGCCGGGTGCTTGGTGTTTTCCCCTGGGCCTGCTATACTTTCGGGCTCTGCGCGTTTTCAGACGTGCTGGAGGCCTCTGTCCGGGATGGGCCGGCGAGGTTGGTTTACTGAAAGGGCTGATATGTACGCGGTCATAAAAACCGGCGGCAAGCAATACAAGGTTGCTGCTGGCGAAAAGATCAAGGTAGAACAGATTGCTGCGGATGTTGGCCAAGAGATCGTGATCGACCAAGTTCTCGCCGTGGGTAACGGCGCTGAGCTGAAGGTTGGCACTCCCTTGGTTGCTGGCGCAAGCGTTAAGGCCACGGTTGTGGCTCATGGCAAGCACGACAAGGTGCGCATCTTCAAGCTGCGTCGTCGCAAGCACTACAAGAAGAGCCAAGGCCACCGCCAGATCTACACCGAGCTGGAAATCAGCGCGGTCAACGGTTAATCCGGCTCTCGCCAACAGTTCAAGGAGTTAATCCATGGCACAGAAAAAGGGCGGCGGTTCCACACGGAACGGCCGCGACTCGAAGCCCAAGATGCTGGGCGTCAAGGTGTACGGCGGCCAAGCCATCTCGGCCGGCTCGATCATCGTGCGTCAGCGCGGCACCAAGTTCCACGCTGGCACCAATGTCGGCATGGGCAAGGACCACACCCTGTTCGCGCTGGTGGACGGCACCGTGTCCTTCACCACCAAGGGTGAACTGAACCGCTCGACGGTTGTCGTCACCCCGGTCTGATCGACCGCGAAATCGCTGGCGGTTCAGCAGCAGCCGCCCGCCAGCTGATCGAAGCCCCGGCTCGCCGGGGCTTTTGTGTTTCCAGGCTGCCTTAACATCGGGCCGTCAAGGCGCACACACATGAAGTTCGTAGACGAAGCCACCATCGACATCGCAGCCGGCAACGGCGGCGCGGGTTGCGCGAGTTTCCGCCGGGAAAAGTTCATTCCCTTCGGCGGTCCGGACGGCGGCGACGGCGGCCGCGGCGGCAGCATCTATGCGGTGGCCGACCGCAATCTCAACACCCTGATCGACTACCGCTACGCGCGCCGCCACGAGGCCCGCAATGGCGAGGCCGGCCGGGGCTCGGACCAGTTCGGTGCAGCCGCCGAGGACATCACCCTGCGCATGCCGGTGGGCACCATCGTGCGCGACCTGGAAACCGACCAGATCATCGCCGAGCTGCTGGAGCCCGATGTGCCGGTGCTGCTGGCCAAAGGCGGCGACGGCGGCTTCGGCAATCTGCATTTCAAGAGCAGCACCAACCGTGCCCCGCGTCAGAAGACGCCGGGCTGGCCGGGCGAGATCAAGAAGGTCAAGCTGGAGCTGCGCGTGCTGGCCGATGTGGGTCTGCTGGGTCAGCCCAATGCCGGCAAGTCCACGCTGATCGCGGCCGTCTCGAACGCCCGCCCCAAGATTGCCGACTACCCCTTCACCACGCTCTACCCCAATCTGGGCGTGGTGCGCGTGGCGCCAGAGAAGAGCTTTGTCATCGCCGACATCCCGGGCCTGATCGAAGGTGCCGCCGAAGGTGCCGGCCTGGGTCACCAGTTCCTGCGCCATCTGCAGCGCACCCGCCTGCTGCTGCATGTGGTGGACCTGGCCCCCTTCAATCCCGATGTCGATCCGGTGGCCGAGGCCAAGGCCATCGTCAAGGAACTCAAGAAGTACGACGAAGAACTGCACGCCAAGCCGCGCTGGCTGGTGCTCAACAAGCTGGACATGGTGCAGGCCGAAGAGCGCGCCGAGCGCGTCAAGGACTTCGTCAAGCGCTACAAGTGGAAGGGGCCGGTCTTCGAGATCTCGGCCCTGACGCGCGAGGGCTGCGAGCCCCTGATCCGCGCCATCTACGAGCACGTGGCCTCCCTGCAGGTGCCGCCGGTGGAAGACCCGGATGTGCGCTTTGACGAGCCGGTGATCGACCCGCCCAAGGCGGTGCAGGAGACCCGTGCCTCGCGTGCGGCCAAGGTCAAGGCCAGCAAGGCCGCCAAGGAAGCCAAGAGCAAGGACAAGCCCGCCGAGCGCGATCCGCGTTTCGATCCTGCATCATGAGCGCGGAGCTGCTGAGCCAGAGCGTCCTGAAGGACGCGCGGCGCATCGTGGTCAAGGTGGGTTCCAGCCTAGTCACCAACGAAGGCCGTGGCGTGGATGCCGAGGCCATTGGCAACTGGTGCCGGCAGCTGGCGGCCCTGGCTGCCCAGGGGCGCGAGCTGGTGATGGTGTCCAGCGGTGCAATTGCCGAGGGCATGAAGCGCCTGGGCTGGGCCAGTCGGCCCAAGGAAGTGCATGAGCTGCAGGCGGCCGCGGCCGTAGGGCAGATGGGTCTGGCCCAGATGTACGAAAGCAAGCTGCGTGAGCAGGGCATGGGCAGCGCCCAGGTGCTGCTCACCCATGCCGACCTGGCCGACCGCGAGCGCTATCTCAACGCCCGCTCCACCCTGCTGACCCTGCTGCAGCACCGCGTGCTGCCCGTGATCAACGAGAACGACACGGTGGTCAATGACGAGATCAAGTTCGGCGACAACGACACCCTGGGGGCTCTGGTGGCTAACCTGGTGGACGCCGATGCCCTGGTCATCCTCACCGATCAGAAGGGCCTGTACTCGGCCGACCCGCGCAAGGACCCGAACGCCCGCTTCATCGACGTGGCCGTGGCCGGCACGCCGGAGCTGGAGCAGATGGCGGGTGGCGCGGGCTCCTCGCTGGGGCGTGGCGGCATGATCACCAAGATCCTGGCGGCCAAGCGCGCCGCGGGCAGCGGTGCCAGCACCGTGATTGCCTGGGGGCGCGAGCCCGATGTGCTGCTGCGCCTGGCGGCTGGTGAGTCCATCGGCACGGCCCTGGTGGCCAGCACCCAGAAGCAGGCGGCGCGCAAGCAGTGGATGGTGGACCATCTGCAGCTGCGCGGCGCGGTGATCGTGGATGCCGGCGCAGCCCTCAAGCTGCGCGAGGACGGCAAGAGCCTGCTGCCCATCGGCGTGACCGAGGTGCAAGGCGAGTTCCACCGCGGCGATGTGATCGCGGTGCGCGACGCCAGCGGGCGCGAGCTCGCGCGCGGCCTCACCAACTACGGCAGCGCCGAGGCGCGCCTGATCGCGCGCAAGGCTTCCAACCAGTTCGAGCTGGTGCTGGGCTACGCCGCCGAACCCGAGCTGATCCACCGGGACAACTTGGTGCTCGTGTAACGAGCACCAAGTTGCGGCGCAGGCTCATATCGCGTTGCGATGTGAGCCAAAGCCACAATCGCCGCGCGGCCAGGCAGGGCCTTCAGCCCGGCTTGTGCTCACCCGCCTCCGGCCCCGCGCCCTGTGGAGCCTCGGCGCATTCGGCAGCGCCCTGTGGCGCCCGCGGCTCGCGATGCTGTGGCCGCATGCCGGCGCGCAGATAGCGGTTGTGGTGATTGATGCGCGGCAGGTAGCGGGCCAGTTCGGTCAGCGCCATCTGGTAGACGCCGCGCTTGAACTCGATCACCGCCTCCAGCGGCACCCAGTACTCGTTCCAGCGCCAGGCGTCGAACTCCGGGTGGTCGGTGGCGCGCAGGTTCATATCGCAGTCGCGCGCGGTCAGCTGCAAGAGAAACCAGATCTGCTTCTGACCTCTGTAGTGACCGCGGGCGTCGCGGCGTATGAAGTGCTCGGGCACCTCGTAGCGCAACCAGTCACGGGTGCGCGCAATGATGCGCACCTGGTCTGCGTGCAGCCCCACTTCTTCGTGGAGCTCACGAAACATCGCCTGCTCAGGCGTTTCGCCATGCTTGATGCCCCCTTGCGGGAACTGCCAGGAATGGGTCCGGATGCGTTTGCCCCAGAAGACCTCGTTCCTGTGGTTGAGCAGGATGATGCCGACGTTGGGCCGGAAGCCTTCACGGTCGAGCATAATCAACCCCAAATCTATAGTTAGATCGATTATTGCATCGGGGCCATACCCGGGCATTCCCCTCGCTAACCCTCACCTTGCGCCTTTGTGCTTGGCCCTCGGCCACAGTGCTTTGCGCCCTCTCTTGTCCGCGCCATGAAAGCCAGCCAGTTCTTCATTTCCACGCTCAAGGAAGCCCCCGCCGACGCCGAAGTGGTCAGCCACAAGCTGATGATGCGCGCGGGCATGATCAAGCGCCTGGGCGCCGGCATCTACAACTACATGCCCATGGGCCTGCGCGTGATCCGCAAGGTCGAGACCATCATCCGCGAGGAGATGAACCGCGCCGGCGCCGTGGAGCTGCTGATGCCCGTGGTCCAGCCCGCCGAGCTGTGGCAGGAGACCGGCCGCTTCGACAAGATGGGCCCTGAGCTGCTGCGCGTGAAGGACCGCCACGACCGCGACTTCATCATCCAGCCCACCTCCGAGGAAGTGGTCACCGATATCGCGCGCCAGGAACTGCGCAGCTACAAGCAGCTGCCCAAGAACTTCTATCACATCCAGACCAAGTTCCGCGACGAGCGCCGCCCGCGCTTCGGCGTGATGCGTGGCCGCGAGTTCACGATGAAGGACGCCTACTCCTTCGACCGTGATGTGGAGAGCGCCGGCCGCAGCTACGAGAACATGTACGCGGCCTACTGCAAGATCTTCGACCGCCTGGGCCTGGAGTACCGCGCCGTGGCGGCCGACACCGGCGCCATCGGCGGCGACCGCTCGCACGAGTTCCAGGTGATTGCCGATACCGGCGAGGAC is part of the Shinella sp. XGS7 genome and harbors:
- the proB gene encoding glutamate 5-kinase encodes the protein MSAELLSQSVLKDARRIVVKVGSSLVTNEGRGVDAEAIGNWCRQLAALAAQGRELVMVSSGAIAEGMKRLGWASRPKEVHELQAAAAVGQMGLAQMYESKLREQGMGSAQVLLTHADLADRERYLNARSTLLTLLQHRVLPVINENDTVVNDEIKFGDNDTLGALVANLVDADALVILTDQKGLYSADPRKDPNARFIDVAVAGTPELEQMAGGAGSSLGRGGMITKILAAKRAAGSGASTVIAWGREPDVLLRLAAGESIGTALVASTQKQAARKQWMVDHLQLRGAVIVDAGAALKLREDGKSLLPIGVTEVQGEFHRGDVIAVRDASGRELARGLTNYGSAEARLIARKASNQFELVLGYAAEPELIHRDNLVLV
- the rplU gene encoding 50S ribosomal protein L21 encodes the protein MYAVIKTGGKQYKVAAGEKIKVEQIAADVGQEIVIDQVLAVGNGAELKVGTPLVAGASVKATVVAHGKHDKVRIFKLRRRKHYKKSQGHRQIYTELEISAVNG
- a CDS encoding DUF2946 domain-containing protein — its product is MQSWRGLRKRLVWLVSCTMLLAALVPTLSHLLLPRDAGIWTEICTLSGAKFVRLDLGSSSSSPDEGGSSPDGASPMERCPVCALHQGSTALPPAPLLGWLPDSRLAHALPQLFLSAPRPLFAWAPAQARAPPLQS
- a CDS encoding RNA pyrophosphohydrolase, translated to MLDREGFRPNVGIILLNHRNEVFWGKRIRTHSWQFPQGGIKHGETPEQAMFRELHEEVGLHADQVRIIARTRDWLRYEVPEHFIRRDARGHYRGQKQIWFLLQLTARDCDMNLRATDHPEFDAWRWNEYWVPLEAVIEFKRGVYQMALTELARYLPRINHHNRYLRAGMRPQHREPRAPQGAAECAEAPQGAGPEAGEHKPG
- the ispB gene encoding octaprenyl diphosphate synthase yields the protein MSTATASPTAEAQALLDAEMREVDAVIARRLNSDVALINQIGGYIVQAGGKRVRPKLVLLFANALGHSKSDRFEMAAVVEFIHTATLLHDDVVDESSLRRGKPTANALFGNAAAVLVGDFLYSRAFQMMVSVKRLRVLDVLADATNVIAEGEVLQLMNMHDPDIAVEQYLRVIRYKTAKLFEASARLGAVLADSPPEVEEACAGYGRALGTAFQLIDDALDYSGDTQALGKNVGDDLREGKPTLPLLVAMERGNPQERALIRHAIEHGEVQGLSEIIEIVRHTGALDATREAARAEAERARSCLDALPPSIWREALLESCAQSVERSF
- the rpmA gene encoding 50S ribosomal protein L27 yields the protein MAQKKGGGSTRNGRDSKPKMLGVKVYGGQAISAGSIIVRQRGTKFHAGTNVGMGKDHTLFALVDGTVSFTTKGELNRSTVVVTPV